From Thalassospiraceae bacterium LMO-JJ14:
CGGGAGAATCATTGCCAACGGTTTCACGGTTATACGGTTCAAGGATTGGCATGGATGGTGATGCAAATGACAGGTTTAACGGAAAAATTCCCTTTAAAAGAAAAATCTCAAAACGAAATAAAATTGCTCTTTGCCTTTAAAAGAACCGGTTTCTTTTAAAGGAACGTTTTCTTTTAAAGGCATTCGACTGGCGGGAGCAAAGCGGTTTATGCCGGTCCCCTGTTGATAATCATTCGGAGGTTCAAGGACGTTGAAGATCGAGGCACCTATTCCGGAAAGGCGCTACCTCACTCGCGAGGAAGCCGCCATCTGGCTATCCGTGTCCGTCGATACATTCGCGTCCCTCGGCATTCCCTATTGCGATCTTGGCCCCCGTATACGGCGCTGGAGCGTTATCGACATCATTGCCTTCATGGATGATACTCGGAACTGCGACAGCGCCCGAACCTCGACAACGAGGAGAAGGCAACAATGCGTATCTTCAAACGCGACGGCTCACCATTCTGGTGGGCATCATGGTACGACCCCAAAGGTCGAAGACGCCGCAAGAGCACTCGGACTGACGATAAGAAGTTAGCCGAAGCGATGGCGGCAAAATGGCAGCAGGAAAGTTTCATGGAGCAGCATTTCGGCACGATCCCCGATACGCCGTTCGATGACGCCCTTGTCCGGTATGCCGATGAGAAAAACCGGGAGAACCCGGACGGCTACAAGGCGAGCCTGAAGTATCAACTGCAAAGGCTTCTGGACCACTTCGGCGGCCTTATGCTTAAGGACATCGATACCAAGGTCCTGCACGACTACGCGGCGCTCCGGCGGCGCACCATCAAGGAAGCAACCTTGCACCGCGAACTTGCCGTGGTGCAGGCGATTATGAACAAAGCGAAGCGAGAAGGGCTTTTGCTGAATGTGCCACCGTTCCCCAAGGTCAAGCTACCAAAGGGGCGGACACGCTGGTTGACGCTTGAGGAAGAGAAACGGCTCCTTAAGGCCTCTCCGGATCACCTCAGATTGGTCATCATGTTTGCCCTCGATACGGGCGGACGGCGCTCCGAGCTTCTTAAGCTTGAATGGCGGAATGTCGATCTTGCGAACAATCGGATTGTGTTTGTCAGAACCAAGAACGGCGAAGACCGCGCGATCAGATTAACCGACCGTGCGCGAGCAATTCTGGAGCATCTGATATCACGTGATATCACTGGTCCTGTGTTCACGTATAAAGGCAAGCCAATGGCGAGCGTGACGAACGCATTCGAGACTGCGCGTGCAAAGGCTGGCCTAGAAGATGTTCGCTTCCACGATCTGCGGCACACATTCGCATCACGATTGGTGCAACGTGGCGTGCCACTTTATGAGGTGATGCAGCTGACCGGTCATAAATCCTTGGTCATGGTGCAGCGTTACGCGCACCTCGCACCTGAGTTTCAGGAGCGGGCAATCGGCGCACTTAATGATGTGGTCAACCAGTCAAAAGACCGCATTAACGGCTGCTGGCACGTTTTGGGCACAGTAGCCGGATTTTCGGGAAAGGACCGGAATCGGACAAACGAAAACCCCTTGATTTCTCAAGGGGTTGGAATGGTGGAGCCAGACGGAATCGAACCGACGACCTCTACAATGCCATTGTAGCGCTCTCCCAACTGAGCTATGGCCCCACACGTGCCCGCCGTGATATTGCCGGTTCGGGGCCGGCGTTTAGGCGAACGGGCCGGAACATACGAATGCGCCTCCGGCCTAGCAAGCGAAAAATGACTGACGGTTTACGTCTCTACGGCGAGGAGCCAGGTGAGGCGCCCTCATTTACGGCAGACAGCCCCGCTTAGCGTTCCTCGTCGTCGACTTCGATGTGTTCCTTGACCTCGGCTACGTCGTCATCTTCATCAAGATCGGACGTATCCTCGATCAGATCCTCATCGTCGTCGTCGTCGATGTCAATGTCATCGTCGTCATCGTCCAGCAATGGATCGTCTTCATCATCCTCGATCTCGTCCACGACAACAGCCTCTTTCTTGGGTTTCGGCTTCGGCGCTTCGGCGGGCTGGCGTCTTGGTTTAAGGATCGGTTGTGCCTCGACCTTCGTTTCGCATTTCGGGCAGGTCGCGGGGTCCTTGTTCATGTTGTAGAACTTGGCGCCACAGCTCGGGCACGTCAGCTTCTTTCCCCAATCTGGTTTCACCACGGTTTAACTCCTGCAGGTCTGTATTAAAGCTCGTCTGAACGGGCATTTGCCATGATCCTTGTCGCCTGTCAAAGTCTAAGTTCAACAGCTTTTCCCGGTTTTCCCGAAGCACGGCAATCGGGGCTTTATATCAGGGCCCTGCGCGGTGTATGACACCCACATAAAAACCGTGCTTTAAGCGAAAATGACAACGAGGTTTACATCCGTGACAACGCTTCGTGCCAAGCCAGCCAAAGGCCTCAGGGGCATGGTCCGTGTCCCCGGCGACAAGTCCGTTTCACACCGTTCCCTGATGCTTTCCGCACTGGCCATCGGTGAGACGCGGATCACCGGCCTGCTCGAAGGTGAAGACGTTTTGGCGACGGCCGGTGCGATGCGCGCGATGGGGGCCGGTATCGTCCGCGACGAGGATGGGATCTGGACAGTATCGGGTGTCGGAGTTGGCGGTCTGATCGAACCCGAAAACGCAATTGATATGGGGAACGCCGGAACCGGTGTGCGGTTGTTGATGGGACTGGTGGCGACACATCCTATCACGTGTACGTTTACCGGCGACGCATCCTTGTCGCGCCGCCCAATGGAACGCGTCATGGGGCCGTTGCGCCGCTTCGGTACCCGCTTTACTTCGCGTGAAGGCGGCCTGTTGCCGATAACGGTGATCGGTGCCGAAAGCCCGGTTCCGGTCCGAGCCGAAATGACGGTGCCGTCCGCACAGGTAAAATCGGCCGTATTGCTGGCCGGCCTGAATACGCCGGGTGAAACCAGCGTGATCGAAAAAGAAGCGACGCGCGATCATACCGAGAACATGCTGCGGCATTTCGGCGCCGAGGTGAACAGCGAACCCTGGCCTGCCGGAGGCGTCCTGATCCGCCTCAAGGGGCAGCCGACCCTTAAGGCGACGGATGTAAAAGTGCCCGCCGATATCTCGTCGGCGGCTTTCCCGATTGTTGCCGCGCTGATTACGCCGGGCAGCGATGTGGTGATCGAAGCCGTCGGTCTTAACCCGCTGCGTGCCGGTTTGCTGGAAACGTTAAAGGACATGGG
This genomic window contains:
- the aroA gene encoding 3-phosphoshikimate 1-carboxyvinyltransferase produces the protein MTTLRAKPAKGLRGMVRVPGDKSVSHRSLMLSALAIGETRITGLLEGEDVLATAGAMRAMGAGIVRDEDGIWTVSGVGVGGLIEPENAIDMGNAGTGVRLLMGLVATHPITCTFTGDASLSRRPMERVMGPLRRFGTRFTSREGGLLPITVIGAESPVPVRAEMTVPSAQVKSAVLLAGLNTPGETSVIEKEATRDHTENMLRHFGAEVNSEPWPAGGVLIRLKGQPTLKATDVKVPADISSAAFPIVAALITPGSDVVIEAVGLNPLRAGLLETLKDMGADLKIEDERVEGGEPVGDIRVKAGPLKGIDVPPERAPSMIDEYPVLSVCAAFAEGTTRMTGLAELRVKESDRLAAMVEGLSACGVTVRAGEDWMEVDGASVPPKGGAMIAVDLDHRIAMSFLVLGCACEDAVAIDDAQAIATSFPGFAGLMNGLGADIEEFEA
- a CDS encoding FYDLN acid domain-containing protein; this translates as MVKPDWGKKLTCPSCGAKFYNMNKDPATCPKCETKVEAQPILKPRRQPAEAPKPKPKKEAVVVDEIEDDEDDPLLDDDDDDIDIDDDDDEDLIEDTSDLDEDDDVAEVKEHIEVDDEER